A genomic window from Tolypothrix sp. PCC 7910 includes:
- a CDS encoding alkaline phosphatase: MEFIDYHRLLNNRCRRRSFLLGAGFFTGLAITSQWSPAIAKPKFSSYPFSLGVASGDPLPDGVVLWTRLAPDPLNGGGMPLENVVVRWEVALDENMKKVVQKGKALATPELAHSVHVDVRGLEPERWYWYQFRVGNEVSPIGRTRTAGAFKKLNFAFVSCQDWQNGYYTAFQHLAEEELDLVVHLGDYIYEYGPQAGGPRQHNSSEIFSLADYRNRHALYKTDLNLQAAHAAFPWIVTWDDHEVENNYANLIPEENQSQEAFIVRRANAYQAYYEHMPLRESSLPTKSNLQLYRRFTFGDLAEFNVLDTRQYRTDQPCNDGLKPRCVQAFDTNATMTGQAQEQWLFQGLDKSRSRWNVIAQQTMLAEYDFDPRPDTGLFNVDQWDGYVAARNRLLNFLQQRQPSNPVVISGDIHSSWVHDLKADFNNPASITVGTEFVGTSISSDFPAQFIAPAQAALIDNPHTKFFDGAFRGYVRCKLTPERWQSDYRVVSTITSPNASIRTLASFIVQNGQPGAQRA; the protein is encoded by the coding sequence ATGGAATTCATTGATTACCATCGCCTGCTCAACAATCGTTGCAGACGGCGGAGTTTTTTGCTAGGTGCAGGATTCTTCACAGGGTTAGCGATAACTAGCCAATGGAGTCCAGCAATAGCAAAACCTAAGTTTTCTAGCTATCCCTTCAGTCTTGGTGTTGCTTCTGGCGACCCTTTACCAGATGGTGTTGTTTTATGGACGCGACTAGCTCCCGATCCACTTAATGGCGGTGGAATGCCGTTAGAAAACGTTGTAGTGCGTTGGGAAGTTGCTCTAGATGAAAATATGAAAAAAGTTGTACAAAAAGGTAAAGCCTTAGCAACTCCAGAACTAGCACACTCGGTACACGTTGATGTACGTGGTTTAGAACCTGAGCGTTGGTACTGGTATCAGTTTAGAGTAGGCAATGAAGTTAGTCCAATTGGGCGGACTCGTACAGCTGGAGCATTCAAAAAACTGAACTTCGCTTTTGTTTCTTGCCAAGATTGGCAAAACGGCTATTACACAGCATTTCAACATCTGGCCGAGGAAGAACTTGACCTAGTGGTTCATCTTGGTGACTATATTTACGAATATGGCCCTCAAGCCGGAGGGCCACGCCAACATAACAGTTCCGAAATCTTCTCGCTTGCTGACTATCGCAACCGTCACGCTTTATACAAGACAGACCTCAATCTGCAAGCTGCTCATGCTGCCTTTCCTTGGATAGTAACTTGGGACGATCATGAAGTTGAAAATAACTATGCTAATTTAATACCTGAAGAGAACCAAAGCCAGGAAGCATTTATAGTTAGGCGAGCTAATGCTTACCAAGCATATTACGAACATATGCCGCTGCGTGAATCTTCTCTACCCACTAAGTCAAATTTGCAGCTTTATCGTCGTTTTACTTTTGGTGATTTAGCTGAGTTCAATGTCTTAGATACCCGCCAATATCGGACTGACCAACCTTGTAATGACGGACTTAAGCCCCGTTGCGTCCAGGCTTTTGATACCAATGCTACGATGACAGGACAAGCACAAGAGCAGTGGTTATTCCAGGGATTAGATAAATCGCGATCGCGTTGGAATGTGATTGCTCAACAAACTATGCTAGCTGAATATGATTTTGATCCTCGCCCAGATACAGGATTATTCAACGTGGATCAGTGGGATGGTTACGTAGCAGCGCGGAATCGGCTATTGAACTTTCTGCAACAACGCCAACCTTCCAACCCAGTGGTGATTAGTGGAGATATCCACTCTAGTTGGGTACACGACCTCAAAGCCGACTTCAACAACCCAGCTTCCATTACAGTTGGTACAGAGTTTGTCGGTACTTCCATTTCCTCGGACTTTCCTGCCCAATTTATCGCCCCAGCTCAAGCCGCCTTAATAGATAATCCTCACACCAAATTCTTTGATGGTGCTTTTCGCGGTTATGTCCGTTGCAAACTTACCCCAGAACGCTGGCAAAGCGATTACCGTGTTGTATCAACTATTACTAGTCCTAATGCCTCTATTAGGACTCTAGCTTCCTTTATAGTGCAAAACGGACAACCAGGAGCGCAACGGGCATAA